The Limnospira fusiformis SAG 85.79 genomic interval CCATTTTTTTCTATATATATGGGGACTACCTCATATTTACTGGGGTTTGGGTCTATAGAGAGTGCATTGGCGATCGCCTTAGCCGAGGTAATGGACACCTCATGCTCTCCCGAACATCCACCAAATAACAGTGCAACCCGGAGTTTTGTCATATTACCCTACAACCTAATTTCCCGATTCACTTTGACACAATCTCTGGAAAAATCCAAGCTAATGGCGGGATATTTTCTGATTTTACCGTGTATGGCAACCAGTATTACGTCAGTTTCTTTCTGATAGTCAACAGAATCTTCCTGAGAGCAGCTTGCTGTTGTCCAAGTGGTTTTTCAATCCATTACGCTCAACCTATAAAGACGTAGTATCTAAAATTTCAATGGTTGGCAAAATCCCAGTTTTATGGTTTTCCAAACCTTCTCTAAAATCCTGCACATTTTCCTTACCTGATTCTTGCAAAGCCTTTAATAGGGTCGCCGTTTCCGTCACTAATTTCTCGACATTAATATCAAAATAACTCGGCTGATAGTAACCCAGGCGAGAAATTCCTTCCCCCATCAAAATAACTGCTCCTTGCCAATTATCATTACTGAGATGATACAGAGAAACAGCAATTTGTAAAATGCCTTGATAAAACCGCTTTTCGGGTTCTCCGGCTTCCATCCAGATAGCTTCTAAAGTATCATGGCAGGCGTAAAATTCCCTTTGATTAAACTCATTAATTCCTTGCCAAAACTCAGGAGGAATATCTTTAACCATTGTCTTATCCTTACCTATAGCACAACCCGCGACATTACATAAATAATATAATCCCCCTGTGAATAAGGGGGAGTTAGAGGGAGTTAGAGGGGGGTAAAATAACTTTTACCTGTTCCCTAGTTACTGGT includes:
- a CDS encoding DUF309 domain-containing protein, giving the protein MVKDIPPEFWQGINEFNQREFYACHDTLEAIWMEAGEPEKRFYQGILQIAVSLYHLSNDNWQGAVILMGEGISRLGYYQPSYFDINVEKLVTETATLLKALQESGKENVQDFREGLENHKTGILPTIEILDTTSL